A window from Mesorhizobium sp. WSM2240 encodes these proteins:
- a CDS encoding DUF1624 domain-containing protein codes for MYPEQSRLDEKPVGRIEALDVARGTALAAMAIYHFAWDLEFFGYAQTGITAAGGWKLFARCIASSFLFLVGVSLFLAHGRGMRWPGFWRRLAMVAGAAAAISLVTWLAVPGGFIFFGILHQIALASLLGLAFLRLPWWLTLIAAAAIIAAPNFLRSEFFAHPAWWWTGLSPANPRSNDYVPIFPWFGAVLIGLASAKLAASHGFFAWLAGIDTGRWSRPLAFAGRHSLAVYLIHQPVLIAGLWLFALGFPAPIETPEVQFRASCEATCEESRDAEFCTRYCVCMLDALEPDGLLKRLFAGDQSAELRSQIETFAGQCTIETDNSILEGGAP; via the coding sequence ATGTATCCTGAACAATCCAGACTCGATGAGAAGCCGGTCGGGCGCATAGAAGCCCTCGACGTCGCGCGTGGCACTGCACTCGCCGCCATGGCGATCTACCATTTCGCCTGGGATCTGGAGTTCTTCGGCTATGCCCAGACCGGCATAACGGCTGCGGGCGGCTGGAAGCTGTTTGCGCGCTGCATCGCGTCGAGCTTCCTGTTCCTGGTCGGGGTCAGCCTGTTCCTCGCCCATGGTCGCGGCATGCGCTGGCCTGGCTTCTGGCGGCGGCTCGCCATGGTAGCGGGCGCCGCGGCTGCCATCTCGCTGGTCACCTGGCTGGCTGTGCCCGGCGGCTTCATTTTTTTTGGCATATTGCACCAGATCGCGCTGGCGAGCCTGCTCGGCCTCGCCTTCCTGCGCCTGCCCTGGTGGCTGACGCTTATCGCCGCCGCAGCGATAATCGCCGCGCCAAACTTTCTGCGCTCGGAATTCTTCGCCCACCCGGCGTGGTGGTGGACCGGCCTGTCGCCGGCGAACCCGCGCTCCAACGACTATGTGCCGATATTTCCATGGTTCGGGGCGGTGTTGATCGGGCTGGCTTCGGCAAAACTGGCCGCGTCGCATGGCTTTTTCGCTTGGTTGGCCGGCATCGATACGGGGCGGTGGTCGCGGCCGCTCGCCTTTGCCGGCCGGCACAGCCTCGCCGTCTATCTGATCCACCAGCCGGTGCTGATCGCCGGCCTTTGGCTGTTTGCGCTAGGCTTTCCGGCGCCGATCGAAACGCCGGAGGTGCAGTTCCGCGCTTCCTGCGAGGCGACATGCGAGGAGAGCCGCGACGCGGAGTTCTGCACGCGCTATTGTGTGTGCATGTTGGACGCACTCGAACCGGACGGTTTGCTGAAGAGGCTCTTTGCGGGCGACCAGAGCGCCGAATTGCGCTCGCAAATCGAAACGTTCGCCGGCCAGTGCACCATTGAGACCGACAATTCCATTCTCGAGGGAGGCGCGCCATGA
- a CDS encoding MerR family DNA-binding transcriptional regulator, with translation MREYYSITELTREFDISTRTLRFYEDEGLIQPVRRGRTRLFRPTDRHLIRQIMRGKRLGFSISEIREIIQIYKEPPGEVGQLKLMIKRIEEKRDDLRQKRRDLEETLAELDQAEESCVERLAELGVNT, from the coding sequence ATGCGGGAATATTATTCGATCACCGAACTGACCCGCGAGTTCGACATTTCGACACGCACACTCCGCTTCTACGAAGATGAGGGGCTGATCCAGCCGGTGCGGCGCGGCCGCACCCGCCTGTTCCGCCCCACAGACCGGCATTTGATCAGGCAGATCATGCGCGGCAAGCGCCTCGGCTTCTCGATCAGCGAAATCCGAGAGATCATCCAGATCTACAAGGAGCCGCCCGGTGAAGTCGGCCAGCTCAAGCTGATGATCAAGCGCATCGAGGAAAAGCGCGACGATCTGCGCCAGAAGCGGCGCGATCTCGAGGAAACGCTGGCCGAACTCGACCAGGCCGAGGAATCCTGCGTCGAGCGCTTGGCTGAACTCGGCGTCAACACCTGA
- a CDS encoding CbtA family protein: MNVFRNVVFVAALAGLLAGIVMTAMQTYATVPLILKAETFENAGGGHDHAAPADAAAATPHSHDAATPAHHHDEDAWGPADGFERLAYTALANIVTAIGFALVLVAVSEIFGGIANWRQGIFWGFAGFAVFTLAPGLGLPPELPAMPAADLGDRQIWWTATVIATAVGLGLIAFRSGMVWSLVGVALIVAPHIVGAPQPVSHDSPIPADLHHQFVVAATVTSLIFWVVLGGVSGAVRSRVARPADGLRDSFA, from the coding sequence ATGAACGTTTTTCGCAACGTCGTGTTCGTCGCGGCGCTCGCCGGGTTATTGGCGGGTATCGTGATGACCGCGATGCAAACCTATGCCACCGTTCCGTTGATCCTGAAGGCAGAGACCTTCGAAAACGCCGGCGGCGGTCACGACCACGCCGCACCTGCCGACGCGGCTGCTGCAACGCCTCATTCGCATGACGCAGCCACGCCCGCCCACCACCATGACGAAGACGCGTGGGGACCGGCCGACGGTTTCGAGCGGCTCGCCTATACGGCTCTCGCCAACATCGTCACTGCCATCGGTTTTGCGCTGGTCCTGGTCGCGGTTTCGGAAATCTTCGGCGGCATTGCCAATTGGCGCCAGGGCATCTTCTGGGGTTTCGCGGGCTTTGCTGTGTTCACGCTGGCGCCGGGCCTTGGCCTACCACCGGAATTGCCTGCCATGCCCGCCGCCGATCTCGGCGACCGCCAGATCTGGTGGACTGCGACCGTGATTGCGACGGCCGTTGGCCTCGGCCTGATCGCGTTTCGCAGCGGGATGGTCTGGTCGCTTGTCGGCGTCGCGCTGATCGTCGCGCCGCACATCGTTGGCGCGCCGCAGCCGGTGAGCCATGATTCACCGATCCCTGCCGATCTCCACCATCAGTTCGTGGTCGCCGCCACGGTGACCAGCCTGATTTTCTGGGTGGTGCTTGGCGGGGTCTCCGGAGCGGTCCGCTCCAGGGTCGCACGGCCGGCTGACGGCCTGCGCGACAGTTTTGCGTGA
- the cobO gene encoding cob(I)yrinic acid a,c-diamide adenosyltransferase, translated as MKTIDEQTAEKHKAKMAKRKAVQDAEVAGKTVEKGLLIVNTGPGKGKTTAAFGLALRMIGYGRRIGVVQFVKGAWHTGEKDAFAAFGDRVVWHTMGEGFTWETQDIKRDVAAAEAAWAKAAELLADPSISLVILDELNIALRYDYLDVDLVVSALKNRREGLHVVVTGRNAKPALVEAADLVTEMGAVKHHFSAGVKAQQGIEF; from the coding sequence ATGAAGACGATCGACGAACAAACCGCCGAGAAGCACAAGGCCAAAATGGCCAAACGTAAGGCCGTGCAGGATGCCGAGGTTGCCGGCAAAACTGTCGAAAAGGGCCTGCTGATCGTCAACACCGGTCCCGGCAAGGGCAAGACCACGGCGGCTTTCGGGCTGGCGCTGCGCATGATTGGCTACGGCCGCCGGATAGGCGTCGTGCAGTTCGTAAAGGGCGCGTGGCATACCGGCGAGAAGGACGCGTTTGCGGCCTTCGGCGACCGTGTCGTCTGGCACACGATGGGCGAGGGGTTCACCTGGGAGACCCAGGACATCAAGCGCGATGTCGCGGCTGCCGAAGCTGCATGGGCAAAGGCCGCCGAGCTTTTGGCCGATCCGTCAATCAGCCTGGTCATTCTCGACGAACTGAACATCGCGCTGCGCTACGACTATCTCGACGTCGACTTGGTGGTCTCAGCGCTGAAAAACCGCCGCGAGGGGCTGCATGTCGTCGTCACCGGCCGCAACGCCAAGCCGGCGCTGGTCGAAGCCGCCGATCTCGTCACGGAGATGGGCGCGGTGAAGCATCATTTTTCGGCCGGTGTGAAGGCGCAGCAGGGCATCGAGTTCTAG
- the cobU gene encoding bifunctional adenosylcobinamide kinase/adenosylcobinamide-phosphate guanylyltransferase, with the protein MRDGKSLTFLLGGARSGKSAHAERLVTAAPAPWTYIATAQAFDDEMAERIALHRGRREDGWQTIDAPLDLCGAITGVPDTRPLLIDCLTLWLSNHLLADHDVEAESEKLAQILAKPRGNWVVVANEVGLGIVPDNALARKFRDAAGRLNQKIAAKADRVLFMVAGLPLQVK; encoded by the coding sequence TTGCGTGACGGCAAATCACTGACCTTTCTTCTCGGCGGTGCGCGCTCCGGCAAGAGCGCGCATGCCGAGAGGCTGGTCACGGCCGCGCCCGCGCCGTGGACCTACATCGCAACCGCGCAGGCATTCGACGACGAAATGGCCGAGCGCATCGCACTCCATCGAGGGCGGCGTGAAGATGGCTGGCAGACGATCGATGCGCCGCTCGATCTTTGTGGAGCAATTACCGGCGTGCCGGACACCCGCCCGCTGCTGATCGATTGCCTGACGCTCTGGCTGTCGAACCATCTGCTTGCCGACCATGACGTCGAGGCGGAGTCCGAGAAACTGGCACAAATCCTCGCGAAACCGCGCGGAAACTGGGTCGTCGTCGCCAACGAAGTTGGCCTAGGCATCGTGCCCGACAACGCCTTGGCGCGAAAATTCCGCGATGCCGCCGGGCGGCTCAACCAGAAGATCGCAGCGAAAGCCGATCGCGTGCTGTTCATGGTCGCGGGGCTGCCGCTGCAGGTGAAATGA
- a CDS encoding ABC transporter substrate-binding protein, which translates to MKLRHALLAIAAGAILATGPAQAVDMAIVSGDTGNGLQVLREILDQFEKNTDHKVTIVPMPTSTTDQFGQYRLWLAAQNTDIDVYQTDVIWAPQLANQLVDLAEATKDVVGAHFPSIIESQTVDGRLVALPVFTDAPALYYRKDLLDKYGAKVPTTWAELTETAKLVMDKEREAGNADMWGFVFQGNAYEGLTCNALEWVKSNGGGQIIEPDGTISINNPQAAAALEMAKGWVGSISPPGVLAYQEEETRGVWQTGNSVFMRNWPYAYSLGNGEDSAVKGKFDVTTLPAGSGEGARSAATLGGWNLAVSKYSKNPDAAIELVKWIASPEMQKYRTLRTSNLPTIQALYQDSDIAREQPIIPRWKEVFLNAVPRPSAPVKTKYNEVSSQFWTAVHKTLSGEGTAADNLAELEVSLTKLKGAAW; encoded by the coding sequence ATGAAGCTTCGTCACGCACTTCTTGCCATTGCCGCAGGCGCCATACTGGCGACCGGCCCGGCGCAGGCTGTCGACATGGCGATCGTGTCGGGCGATACCGGCAATGGCCTGCAGGTTCTTCGCGAGATACTCGATCAATTCGAGAAGAACACCGACCATAAGGTCACCATCGTGCCGATGCCGACCTCGACGACGGATCAGTTCGGCCAATATAGGCTCTGGCTCGCCGCCCAGAACACCGACATAGACGTCTACCAGACGGACGTCATCTGGGCTCCGCAGCTCGCCAATCAGCTCGTCGACCTGGCCGAGGCGACCAAGGACGTGGTAGGCGCCCATTTCCCGTCGATCATCGAGTCGCAAACAGTCGATGGCAGATTGGTCGCCCTGCCGGTGTTCACCGATGCGCCGGCGCTCTATTACCGCAAGGACCTCCTCGACAAATACGGCGCCAAGGTCCCGACCACCTGGGCGGAACTGACCGAGACCGCAAAGCTCGTCATGGACAAGGAGCGCGAGGCCGGTAACGCGGACATGTGGGGCTTCGTCTTCCAGGGCAACGCCTATGAGGGATTGACCTGCAACGCGCTCGAATGGGTGAAGTCGAACGGCGGCGGCCAGATCATCGAGCCGGACGGCACTATCTCCATCAACAATCCGCAAGCAGCCGCGGCCCTGGAAATGGCTAAGGGTTGGGTGGGATCCATCTCGCCTCCCGGCGTTCTGGCTTACCAGGAAGAAGAGACGCGCGGCGTCTGGCAGACCGGCAACTCGGTCTTCATGCGTAACTGGCCTTACGCCTATTCCCTCGGCAACGGCGAAGACTCCGCCGTCAAAGGCAAGTTCGACGTGACCACGCTGCCGGCGGGGTCCGGTGAAGGCGCCCGATCGGCCGCAACACTCGGCGGCTGGAATCTCGCGGTCTCCAAATACTCGAAGAATCCGGACGCGGCGATCGAGTTGGTCAAGTGGATCGCCTCTCCCGAGATGCAGAAATACCGCACCCTGAGGACTTCAAATCTGCCGACCATTCAGGCGCTCTACCAGGACTCCGATATCGCCAGGGAGCAGCCGATCATTCCGCGCTGGAAGGAAGTTTTCCTCAACGCCGTGCCGCGCCCCTCGGCCCCGGTCAAGACCAAGTACAACGAGGTATCGAGTCAGTTCTGGACCGCCGTTCACAAGACTTTGTCCGGCGAGGGTACCGCCGCCGACAACCTTGCCGAACTCGAAGTCTCCTTGACCAAACTCAAGGGCGCCGCCTGGTAA
- a CDS encoding isoprenylcysteine carboxylmethyltransferase family protein, whose translation MTDIQNSPNRLPWPPIIYLAAIAISIALGLLFPLPWISAPLSDILFAAGWLLVAAMVALDFSAMRTMARAKTTIMPNKASEHLVTTGAFSFTRNPIYLGNTLLMIGVGLITGIAWFLPLAVAAAFLTQKLAIEREEKHLEARFGKKYRDYAKRVRRWI comes from the coding sequence ATGACCGATATCCAGAACAGCCCGAACCGGCTGCCGTGGCCGCCGATCATCTATCTCGCGGCCATTGCGATCAGCATAGCGCTCGGCCTGCTCTTTCCGCTGCCGTGGATTTCGGCGCCCCTCTCCGACATACTGTTCGCCGCCGGCTGGCTCCTCGTCGCGGCGATGGTCGCCCTCGACTTTTCGGCGATGCGCACCATGGCCCGCGCCAAGACAACCATCATGCCGAACAAGGCTTCCGAGCATCTGGTGACGACCGGCGCGTTTTCCTTCACCCGCAATCCGATCTATCTCGGCAACACGCTCTTGATGATCGGCGTCGGGCTGATAACCGGCATCGCCTGGTTCCTGCCGCTTGCCGTCGCCGCCGCCTTCCTGACCCAGAAACTCGCCATCGAGCGCGAGGAGAAGCATCTGGAAGCGCGGTTCGGCAAGAAATACCGAGATTACGCCAAGCGGGTCAGGCGCTGGATCTGA
- the mgtE gene encoding magnesium transporter, which produces MEGQDDPKPGADAHEPVHADIYGEDGVIHASFLAHIGAAIADRDTLTLKQDVARLHQSELGDLLEALLPEQRRALVELLGADFDFSALTEVDEAIRLEIVDALPNAQIAQAVQELDSDDAVYILEDLDEEDQNEILAQLPFTERIRLRRSLDYPEESAGRRMQTEFVAVPPFWTVGQTIDYMRDDQNLPDHFSQVFVIDPTFTLLGAVDLDKILRSKRSVKIEEVMHETRHAIPASMDQEEAAREFEQYDLLSAAVVDENERLVGVLTIDDVVDVIQQEAEEDLLRMGGVGDEELSDTVIDTSRSRVPWLLVNLATAFLSVSVISMFGATIEEMVALAALMPIVASLGGNAGTQTMTVTVRALATRDLDIYNAGRVIRREVMVGLLNGVVIAVIIGLVAGFWFQNADLGLVIAAAMIINMLAAALGGILIPLFLDRLGADPAISSSIFTTMITDVIGFFAFLGLAAWWLNLG; this is translated from the coding sequence TTGGAAGGCCAGGACGATCCGAAGCCGGGCGCCGATGCCCATGAGCCGGTCCACGCCGACATTTACGGCGAGGACGGCGTCATCCATGCGTCGTTCCTCGCCCATATCGGCGCGGCCATCGCCGACCGCGACACGCTGACGCTCAAGCAGGATGTCGCCCGCCTTCACCAGTCCGAACTCGGCGACCTGCTCGAAGCGTTGCTGCCCGAGCAGCGCCGTGCGCTGGTCGAGCTCCTCGGCGCAGATTTCGATTTTTCGGCGCTGACCGAGGTCGACGAGGCTATACGCCTCGAGATCGTCGATGCGCTGCCCAACGCGCAGATCGCCCAAGCGGTCCAGGAGCTCGATTCCGACGACGCCGTCTACATCCTGGAGGATCTAGACGAAGAGGACCAGAACGAGATCCTAGCGCAACTGCCGTTCACCGAGCGGATCAGGCTCAGGCGCTCGCTGGACTATCCGGAAGAATCGGCTGGCCGGCGCATGCAGACGGAATTCGTCGCCGTGCCGCCGTTCTGGACCGTCGGCCAGACCATCGACTACATGCGCGACGATCAGAACCTGCCTGATCATTTCAGCCAGGTCTTCGTCATCGACCCGACCTTCACGCTTCTCGGAGCGGTCGACCTCGACAAGATCCTGCGCTCCAAGCGCTCGGTGAAAATTGAGGAGGTGATGCACGAGACGCGTCACGCCATCCCGGCCAGCATGGACCAGGAAGAGGCTGCGCGCGAATTCGAGCAATACGACCTCCTGTCGGCCGCCGTCGTCGACGAGAACGAGCGGCTGGTCGGCGTGCTAACCATCGACGATGTCGTCGACGTGATCCAGCAGGAGGCGGAGGAGGATCTCCTGCGCATGGGCGGCGTCGGCGACGAAGAGCTTTCCGACACGGTCATCGACACTTCGCGCTCGCGTGTGCCCTGGCTGCTGGTCAATCTGGCCACCGCCTTTCTCTCCGTCTCAGTCATCAGCATGTTTGGCGCGACCATCGAAGAGATGGTGGCGCTGGCCGCGCTGATGCCGATCGTCGCTTCGCTCGGAGGCAATGCGGGCACGCAGACCATGACCGTCACGGTGCGGGCCCTGGCGACGCGCGACCTCGACATCTACAATGCCGGGCGCGTCATCCGACGCGAGGTGATGGTGGGACTTCTGAACGGTGTGGTCATAGCCGTAATCATCGGCCTGGTCGCCGGCTTCTGGTTCCAGAACGCCGATCTCGGCCTCGTCATCGCGGCCGCAATGATCATCAATATGCTGGCCGCGGCTTTAGGCGGAATTCTGATACCGCTGTTCCTCGACAGGCTGGGGGCAGACCCGGCAATCTCCTCATCGATCTTCACCACCATGATCACCGACGTGATCGGCTTTTTCGCCTTTCTCGGGCTCGCCGCCTGGTGGCTGAATCTCGGCTGA
- a CDS encoding CbtB domain-containing protein — protein MNTAASSLGVSTSAASRAVQLGFAALLGVFIVGFAGFSQMDAVHNAAHDYRHSMAFPCH, from the coding sequence ATGAATACTGCAGCTTCCTCTCTCGGTGTTTCGACTTCCGCTGCGTCGCGCGCCGTCCAACTCGGCTTTGCCGCCTTGCTCGGTGTTTTCATCGTCGGTTTCGCGGGCTTTTCGCAGATGGACGCGGTCCACAACGCCGCCCACGACTATCGCCATTCGATGGCGTTTCCCTGCCACTGA
- a CDS encoding gamma-glutamylcyclotransferase, whose translation MPPRRMSLTPELVARCHRTVEDSGPEPGLAYLDDEDYEAMLDATLAELPEGAPAWLFAYGSLIWRPELEHVEERLALARGWHRAFCIKMTRWRGTLERPGLMMGLDRGGQCRGVAYRLPGGNLRECFAKLFRREMTAKPSTYTPRWMKLETAEGPITALGFVVNRGGRTYAGKLDEEAVAMALAGACGHLGSGPDYLYNTVSHLEERGIHDRHLWRLQQLVAELIEEGR comes from the coding sequence ATGCCGCCGAGAAGAATGTCGCTGACGCCCGAGCTGGTGGCGCGCTGCCACCGGACGGTCGAGGATTCCGGACCCGAACCGGGCCTGGCCTATCTCGACGACGAGGACTACGAAGCGATGCTGGATGCAACGCTTGCCGAACTTCCCGAGGGCGCACCGGCCTGGCTGTTTGCTTACGGCTCGCTGATCTGGAGGCCCGAACTGGAGCATGTCGAGGAGCGGCTGGCGCTTGCACGCGGCTGGCACCGCGCTTTCTGCATAAAGATGACGCGCTGGCGCGGCACGCTCGAGCGGCCGGGGCTGATGATGGGCCTAGACCGCGGCGGCCAATGCCGCGGCGTCGCCTACAGGCTGCCTGGCGGAAATTTACGCGAATGCTTCGCAAAACTGTTCCGGCGCGAAATGACCGCCAAGCCCTCGACCTACACGCCACGCTGGATGAAGCTGGAGACGGCCGAAGGGCCGATCACGGCGCTCGGCTTCGTCGTCAACCGCGGCGGCCGCACCTATGCCGGCAAGCTCGACGAGGAGGCTGTGGCGATGGCGCTGGCCGGCGCCTGCGGCCATCTCGGCTCAGGGCCGGACTATCTCTACAACACCGTCAGCCATCTCGAGGAACGCGGCATCCACGACCGCCATTTGTGGCGGCTGCAGCAATTGGTCGCCGAACTGATTGAAGAGGGTCGCTAG
- a CDS encoding adenylate/guanylate cyclase domain-containing protein, which produces MSEAGNLLSILREAADARVVDAVGAELEHGLDRNLCRINALAFAARHGLDEEKTVSAFLHASRIGLFDMSWNVLCPGCGGVLDANASLKTVLKDEYVCALCADGYSPTLDEMVEVTFTVSPRVRKIAAHNPDELPVVEYLRQVYWGSGVELPEEGYEEAVEGFVLESLELPPGEKAILSIQLPPEFIIVFEPVTHSAQFIDVKGEPTRERQNLSLVFDKDHVHSQTLEMHPGPLRIAFDNRTDRRALPSVCIAGDVLHGLLGRRRPFVTAKRLLTNQTFRDLYRTDTLTVDQRLKITSLTFLFTDLRGSTELYERVGDLVAFDLVNAHFRVLNEIVAGEAGAVVKTIGDAVMATFPTPDRAVAAALRMREAMRELNANSGREDLLLKIGVHEGPCIAVTMNERQDYFGQTVNIASRVQGLANSQSIFATGSVVNDTKAADLLHMKDLTPVSQGTSLRGIEREVMVYAIP; this is translated from the coding sequence ATGAGCGAAGCCGGGAACCTTCTGTCGATCCTGCGCGAGGCAGCCGATGCCCGGGTCGTCGACGCGGTCGGGGCCGAGCTAGAGCACGGCCTCGATCGCAATCTGTGCCGGATCAATGCGCTGGCCTTTGCAGCCAGACACGGTCTGGATGAAGAGAAGACGGTTTCTGCTTTTCTTCACGCTTCCAGGATCGGCCTTTTCGACATGTCCTGGAACGTGCTCTGTCCCGGTTGCGGCGGCGTTCTCGACGCCAACGCTTCGTTGAAGACGGTGCTCAAGGACGAATATGTCTGCGCGCTCTGCGCGGACGGATATTCGCCGACGCTCGATGAAATGGTGGAGGTGACCTTCACCGTCAGTCCACGGGTCCGCAAGATCGCGGCGCACAATCCCGACGAGCTTCCGGTCGTCGAATACCTTCGCCAGGTTTACTGGGGCTCGGGCGTCGAACTGCCTGAAGAAGGCTATGAAGAGGCAGTTGAAGGCTTTGTGCTCGAGAGCCTCGAACTTCCGCCCGGCGAGAAGGCGATCCTGTCGATCCAGCTTCCCCCGGAATTCATCATCGTCTTCGAACCGGTGACGCATTCGGCGCAGTTCATCGACGTGAAGGGCGAGCCTACCCGCGAACGCCAGAACCTTTCGCTGGTCTTCGACAAGGATCACGTCCACAGCCAGACGCTGGAGATGCACCCCGGGCCGCTGCGGATCGCATTCGACAACCGGACAGACAGGCGGGCTTTGCCATCCGTCTGTATCGCAGGCGACGTGCTTCACGGTCTGCTCGGCAGGCGCCGGCCGTTCGTCACGGCCAAGCGGCTGTTGACCAACCAGACCTTTCGCGACCTTTATCGGACCGACACGCTGACGGTGGACCAGCGGCTGAAGATCACCAGCCTGACCTTCCTTTTCACCGATTTACGCGGCTCGACGGAGCTTTACGAAAGGGTCGGCGACCTTGTGGCTTTCGACCTCGTCAACGCGCACTTCCGCGTCCTGAACGAGATCGTGGCGGGAGAGGCCGGCGCCGTCGTCAAGACGATCGGCGATGCGGTCATGGCGACGTTCCCGACGCCCGATCGCGCGGTCGCGGCAGCGCTCAGGATGCGCGAAGCCATGCGCGAACTGAACGCGAACAGCGGCCGCGAGGATCTCCTCCTGAAGATCGGCGTCCATGAAGGTCCCTGCATTGCGGTGACGATGAACGAGCGCCAGGACTATTTCGGCCAGACGGTCAACATCGCGTCGCGTGTCCAGGGCCTCGCCAACTCGCAGTCGATCTTCGCTACAGGGTCAGTCGTGAACGACACCAAAGCTGCGGATCTCCTGCACATGAAGGATCTCACGCCTGTTTCGCAGGGCACGTCGCTGCGCGGTATCGAGCGCGAGGTGATGGTCTATGCGATCCCGTAG
- a CDS encoding aldo/keto reductase: MHNVYANGAAIPALGLGTWTLKGDHCAEMVAEALSIGYRHIDTAAAYDNEAAVGSGLRASGIDRDDIFVTTKIWWTDLAPTDLMRSAEASLKRLGLNQVDLLLIHWPNPKIPLEGSIKALNDAKRSGLTKHIGVSNFTTKLLSQAIALSDAPLVANQVEYHPYLDQTKVLRACREAGMAMVSYCPLSRGGSLFTERAVTDAAAWHSKTPGQVVLRWHVQQESVVAIPRTNRLARLAENFAIFNFVLSDAEMAAISTLSKANIRICDYDFSPQWDAA; this comes from the coding sequence ATGCACAATGTGTACGCCAATGGAGCGGCAATTCCTGCTCTCGGCCTCGGCACCTGGACCCTGAAAGGCGACCACTGCGCAGAGATGGTGGCGGAGGCGTTGTCCATCGGCTACCGCCATATCGACACCGCAGCCGCTTACGACAATGAAGCCGCCGTCGGATCGGGGTTGCGGGCGTCCGGCATTGACCGGGACGATATCTTCGTCACCACCAAGATCTGGTGGACCGATCTCGCGCCGACAGATCTCATGCGCTCGGCTGAAGCGAGCTTGAAACGGCTTGGTTTGAACCAGGTGGACTTACTCCTGATCCACTGGCCGAACCCGAAAATCCCGCTCGAAGGTTCGATCAAGGCGCTGAACGACGCGAAACGCTCCGGGCTTACCAAGCATATCGGCGTCTCCAATTTCACTACCAAGCTGCTGTCTCAAGCGATCGCGCTGTCGGATGCGCCGCTCGTCGCCAACCAGGTCGAATATCATCCCTATCTCGACCAGACGAAGGTGCTGCGCGCCTGCCGCGAGGCCGGGATGGCGATGGTGTCCTATTGCCCGCTATCCCGGGGCGGCTCGCTGTTTACGGAAAGGGCCGTGACCGACGCGGCGGCGTGGCATTCCAAAACTCCAGGCCAGGTTGTCCTGCGCTGGCATGTTCAGCAGGAAAGCGTTGTCGCCATCCCGCGCACCAACAGGTTGGCGCGCCTGGCGGAAAACTTCGCGATCTTCAATTTCGTGCTGTCGGATGCCGAAATGGCGGCAATCTCGACGCTGTCAAAGGCCAACATCCGGATCTGCGACTACGATTTCTCGCCGCAATGGGACGCTGCGTAA
- a CDS encoding DUF982 domain-containing protein produces the protein MDKLQFIMPVRIVTEPGRPVTEIYDVEEALTFLQNWSGASESPIYQRALNSCFAATVDQESAEDARRAFMALARVSGILARDMSVPAGILESEIRPRPRAT, from the coding sequence ATGGACAAGCTGCAGTTCATCATGCCGGTACGGATCGTGACAGAGCCTGGCCGGCCAGTGACCGAAATCTATGATGTCGAGGAAGCGCTTACGTTTCTCCAGAATTGGTCGGGCGCATCGGAAAGTCCGATCTATCAACGCGCCTTGAACTCCTGTTTCGCGGCCACCGTCGACCAGGAATCGGCCGAAGACGCTCGCAGAGCGTTTATGGCGTTGGCCCGGGTCTCCGGCATCCTGGCCAGAGACATGTCCGTCCCCGCCGGGATTCTGGAATCTGAGATACGGCCTCGTCCACGTGCGACGTAA